Proteins encoded in a region of the Pseudomonadota bacterium genome:
- a CDS encoding ATP-binding cassette domain-containing protein produces MRANDATNEFDGRRDPRWHIRVRGLRKRFSRDGPEVLRGVDLDIERGKVNVIIGGSGQGKSVLVKHFIGLLPASEGHVWVDGVEMRSLRGEALAHFRRRFGMVFQWAALFDSMTVMDNCMFPLLEQRERKLTVHQMRAIVMARLDALDLRGTQHMYPGELSGGMRKRVGLARALVLEPEILLYDEPTTGLDPIATHNVDRMIMNVAQQFRVTSVVISHDMASVFRIADRIAMIHGGRIIESGVPSAFRATSQEYVRRFVTMSGVSATRVGGLT; encoded by the coding sequence ATGCGGGCTAACGACGCAACAAACGAATTCGACGGGCGCCGCGACCCCCGCTGGCACATACGTGTCCGGGGTCTGCGCAAACGGTTTTCCAGGGATGGGCCCGAGGTGCTGCGCGGCGTCGACCTGGACATCGAGCGCGGCAAGGTCAATGTGATCATCGGAGGCTCGGGACAGGGCAAGTCCGTGCTGGTCAAGCATTTCATTGGCCTGCTGCCCGCCAGCGAAGGACATGTGTGGGTGGACGGGGTGGAGATGCGGTCGCTTCGCGGCGAGGCGCTCGCGCATTTTCGCCGTCGGTTCGGCATGGTCTTCCAGTGGGCCGCGTTGTTCGACTCCATGACCGTGATGGACAACTGCATGTTTCCTCTGCTCGAGCAACGTGAGCGCAAGCTGACTGTCCATCAGATGCGCGCCATCGTCATGGCCCGTCTCGACGCCCTCGACCTCCGCGGAACCCAGCACATGTATCCCGGGGAGCTCTCCGGCGGCATGCGCAAACGGGTCGGTCTGGCACGGGCGCTCGTGCTGGAGCCGGAGATCCTGCTGTACGACGAACCGACCACGGGGCTGGATCCCATCGCAACCCACAACGTGGACCGGATGATCATGAATGTTGCACAGCAGTTCAGGGTTACCTCGGTCGTGATTTCGCACGATATGGCTTCGGTCTTCCGGATCGCTGACCGTATCGCGATGATCCACGGGGGGCGCATCATCGAGTCCGGTGTTCCCAGTGCGTTTCGGGCCACCAGTCAGGAGTACGTGCGGCGTTTTGTCACCATGTCCGGCGTGTCTGCGACTCGGGTTGGGGGCTTGACGTGA